TGGCTGAACTACAGCAGGAGTACGAAGAGTGGTGGCAATTGGTCGACGAGCGATCAGACGAGTACACACGCATCATAGTAGGTAGCGAAGAAGAGCCCGAGTCTCATCTTTTGGCGCATGATTTTCATGGTACGGTCATCTGGAATCAGGACAATGTGAAAAAGGGATCGACGGGTAGTGGCTTTATTGCGGTCGAATTTGATCAATCTGGGACTTACGATTTCGATCTGCGCCGCTGGCCCAAAGAGATCGAGGACGAAACAACCCTGAGTGCTGCGGGCCCTGGTCAAGCACTGGATATTGCTACAGCACGGATCAAAATATGGAATGGCGAAGAGGTCTTTGTAGACCAGACTAAACAAGCAGATCAAGAGGCCTATGGTGTAGCGTTTAGGATCGAAAATCTGCCCAAAGGGCCGGCTTTCGTTCAGACTTGGTTTTACAATGCCGCTGGCGATATGGAGGGTGCTGTTTATTACAATTATGCACAACTGACCGATGAATAGACTAAAAACACTTCTTGTTATTTTGTCTCTTGTCAACTACCTGACGGTAGATGCTCAGGAGGATAGTGGGCTCCAGTTAGGCATAGCACCTGTAGACGGAGGCCTGCAGATGGAGGACTATTGGGTATGGGGCAGCTCGGTGGTCAAAGGCAAAGACGGCCAGTACCACATGTACGCCTCGCGATGGCCCAAGTTCCTGCCCTTTCACCCGGGGTGGATGATCCGGTCGGAGATCGTACATGCCGTATCGGATACACCCGAGGGACCATACCGCTTCAGTGATGTAGCGCTAGGCTATCGTGGGGTGCAGTACTGGGACGGCCGCTCCTGTCACAACCCCAAAATCGTCAAGCACGACGGCAAATACCTGCTCTACTACATGGGGTCGACCCATCCTTTTGAGGAGGTCACGCCAGACAATGTGGCGGATTTCGACCTGCAGAGCAAATGGTGTATCGCTGGTCGCTGGCGCAAGCGGGTAGGCCTGGCGATAGCCGACAGCCCGTATGGCCCTTGGGAGCGGCTCGACGAACCCATTTTGGATGTGAAGCCAGATAGCTTTTATAGCTTCCTTACGTCCAACCCCTCCCCGCTCATCAAGGAGGACGGATCGGTCGTCCTGCTGTTCAAAGGTAGAAGCTACAGGGAGGACGAGCTCACTCACACCGATCAGTTCATTGGCGTGGCAACAGCCCCAACTTACGATGGGGAGTACACTGTGGTGGGGGATGAGCCTGTTTTCTCTTCCGAGCAATTCGGAGAAGTGGAAGACCCACACCTGTGGCGCGACGATCAGGGCTTTCACATGATCGCCAAAGACATGACGGGCGACATCATCGGCACTGGTCATCATCATGGAGGCGTGCTCGCGCACTCCGAGGATGGGATCCATTGGGTGCTGGACGACAACCCATTGGCCTATACCCGCACAGTCACCTGGGACAATGGCCAGACCATCAAGCAAGGACAGCTCGAAAGACCTTTTGTCTTTGTAGAGGATGGCCAACCGACGCATATTTTTTTCGCCACTATGGACGGGCCAGGTGGTTTTGGCAATGGGACGAAAACATGGAACATGGTGATCCCAGTAGTAAACAACAAGAAGGATTTGAAATCAAACAAGCAACGATGAAACAGATATTTTGGGCACTGGCTGTGTGTATAGCACTCGCCTCGTGCCAGACCAAGGCAAAGCCAAGCGAAACCGACACGATACTTGTACACACGCTCGCTGAGTGGAAGCAGTATCTCGACAAAAGCCATGTCCGGGTCAAGCTTCAGCCCGGCAACTACCAGATCGACGAGGCGGACAATATCCGATTCATCAGGATCACAGGCGATGATGCCTATTTCGATCTCAGTGGGGTCAGATTCATGGTTGATACCAAGCTCTTTAGCCGTCCCGATCTGACCAAAAGTGACGATGGCAATAGTATGTACTGTGCCATAGAGGTGTCGGGCGATCGCGTCACCCTCGAAGGCTTGTACATCGAGACCTATGGCGATACACCGGGCCGACAAAGCAAAAACAAGATGTTTAACATCGTGGGAGAGGGTGATGTGTTGAAAAATGTGGAGGTACGCACGACCGGTTCTAGTCCCTGGGGCTTTGGCTACTTGTATGGCCTAGGAGGCGGTGATGTGCGTAAGATGAACGGCATCCGCGTGGGCTATCCCGCCAAGGATGTGAAACTGCTGGGCTGCAAAGTACACATGCGCGCCATGGGGCATGCGATCTTTTTGCAGGGAGCGGAAAACACGCTGATCGAAAACTGTCACGTGGATGGATTGCTCCGTACCACTGATGCCATCCTGGCGGAAACCTCAGGCTATGCTTTTGACCGAGATTTTTACGCCGGCAAAGGCGGCTATGTGGAGGGCACTATGATTCGCGAAGATGGCAAGATCATGCCAGGAGAGATCGTCTCCCTGAGCGAGGACGGCATACGCATGTACCCAGAATACAACGGCCACAAAACAAAAAACACAACCGTGAAGAACTGTACGGTCACCCAGATGCGTCGCGGGATCTGCACGGGACTGAGCACGTCAGGCGACAAGGTGATCGACTGTATAGTGCGCGACTGTGTGGCCACTGGCTACAATGTAGGCAATGCCGATACTTTGATCAATTGTAGCGCGAATGCCAAGTATGCAGAGGCTTTTTGTGTGCCCTATACCAAGGCTAAAAATGCCTATGTAGAGATGAACATCCTCGACAGCCGTAACGGGATGGCCAACGATCTACTGGCCAAAATCAATGGAGAAGGCCACCACGTGATCGTGAAAACGGCCAACGAAGATTACATCCCCTCGTCGATGGCCATCAAGCTGGCTTCATGGCAAGGGTATGGCAACTTTAATAAAAAAGCCACGCCCCTTGCCACAGATGTTGTGCTCGATAATGAGACAAATTGCAAAGTCCTTTCTTATCCAGGTGTAAAGGATACCGAAATAAACAGTAAGGGTGAAATAATAAAAGAAGCGAAGCAAGATCAACGACTCATTATCAATTAGTATATCGAGTACTGGTTCGGGGGAGTATGGACGTATCGTATCGAGAAAAATGGATCAATAGGAGATTAGATTTAACAAAGATGAATGATAAAATGAAACTGTCTGTTTTCATGGTCAGCCTGGTGGTGAGCCTGAATGCGTTTGCCCAGACCACCGTCAATTCCCTTGAGGAGCTGATGCCTTATCTGACTCAGGATAGTGTGGAGGTAGTTCTCAAGCCGGGAGTCTACACCATTTCTGCCAAAGAGGTAAAGAAGGGCAAGTACAATGCACAAACGCAAATCAAGAACAACTCCAATGTTTTGTTGCTGTTTACTGGCAGCCATAGCGTGTATGATTTTACGGATGTGACCATTCAGGTCGAGACCGAGGTTTTCTCTTCTTTCCCGAATGGGGATGAATTTTACGAGATGCAGATCATCGGCAATCACAACGTGCTGAAGAATTTGACCCTTATAGACAAAGGGTCTGTCCACGATGCGCCTACTCGGCGAGGTACTAACATCGTGATGGATGGGGCGAGCAATCGTGTCGAAGGTTTTCATATCACGACCAGAGGAGCCTATCCCTATGGCTATGGCGAGGCTTTTGGCAAAGGAGGGAAGAGTGTGATTCCGCACAGGAAGCATTCCTCTTTTCTCGTAAGAGGCTATAAAAACCACGCGAAAAACTGCACGATCATACACCGATCTTATGGTCATGCGATCTTTATGCAGGCTGCCGATTGGCCGATCATCGAGGGCTGCTATGTAGAAGGTGCGATGCGCTCTACCGACGACATGTGGACAGAGAAGGGCACAGGATCTGATGCCGACAAAGTAGACTTCAAGACTGTGTGGGGCTATCCGCTGCCCAAAGGCTATATGCTGTGCTTGGGCGAAGAGGGGATTCGTGCGTACAACGGTGGCGAGACCATCATCGACGGTGTGGAGTACCGCCGGGGGACCTCCAATCCTACCATCATCAACTGCACAGTCAAGAATATGCGCGCAGGGGTCACACTGACCCATGCGACGGGTCAGAAGTATGTATCTGGCACGACTGTGATAGGTTGTGAAAGAGGGTTTTGTATAGGGACGGGAGATATTGTGGACTGCTATGCCGACACCCAGCATGGTCCGGCTTTGGGTGTGGATTATACAAGTGACCAGGGTATGACGGCAGACATCACTCTGTTGCCCTATGAAGGGGCGAGCAACAACGGCAGTGGCCATGCAGCCATCATCATAGGTAGCAACCACAAAGTCACGCTGCGCAATGCTGTACCCGATCCTGACCAAAATCTCAAAATCAATATCGGAGGAGACAACCGCACCATCGGTATGCTAGGCAAAGATGAAAACTACTCCGCCTCCAATATCGTCCTGCACAATCTCTCTGGCTATCCTGTCGTACTCGACGACAACAGTCGAAACTGTACGGGTGTCTCCGCAGGGGAGGTCATTGACGAAGGAGAGAATAATCATATTTTCAAAGAGAAGATTATAAAGAAGTGACAATCCAAGCGATGGGAAGTCATAAAATGAATCTGGGCTGTCATCATTCTATTAGATTAGCTATAATTCTGTGGATTTTCCTCATGTTTTTTTGGGGGGAACTATGTTGCGTTGCTCAGCAGATTAGAGATCCAAAGTTTATAGTTTCCTATAACCAACCCAAGAAAATAACCAAACTGGGTTCAGGCCATTACTTAATTGATTTCGGGAAGTCTTTTTTTGGAACGGTCTCTCTGAGCTTAAAGAGCAATCATGCAAAGGATTTAGTAATTCATCAGGGGGAAAAATTATTGGGCAATCGAATTGATAGAAATCCCGAAGCAACGGTACGCTACCAGAAGGTGGTAATGAAAAACATGTTGGCGGGTCAGGCTTACATTGTTAAGCTTCAACCCGATATACGAAATACAAATGACAAAGCAATCCATCTACCCGATTCACTCGGAGTGGTGATGCCGTTTAGATATTGTGAAATAGAAAACTTGCAGGTTCCGATAGAAGACATAGAGCTATTTCAAAAGGCTATTTATGTGGAATTTGATGACATGGCTGGTTACTTCTCTTCGTCAAATAAAACACTGGATCAGGTATGGAATCTTTGCAAGCACACCATCAAAGCGACTACATTTACTGGATATTATGTGGATGGTGATAGGGAAAGAATTCCATATGAGGCAGATGCTTATATTAACCAGCTCAGTCATTATAGCGTGGATGATAACTATGCCATTGCCAAACGGACCAACGAATATTTTATAGACCATCCCACATGGCCTACGGAGTGGCTGTTACATACGGCAATGCTCTTTTATCAGGATTACATGTACACGGGCGATTTGACCTTGATCAGGAAACATTATCAAGTACTTAAAGTCAGAACACTACATGATTTGGCTAGGGAAGATGGACTGATTTCCAGCAGATCACATCGCTTGGATTCTGCATTCATGTTAAAACTCGGTTTCAAAGACCCCAAAACGAAGGTTCGGGATATTGTGGACTGGCCTCCAGCACAAAAAGACTCCTATTGGAAGCTAGCAACAGAAGAGGGTGAAAGGGACGGCTATGACATGGGGGTAGAGATCAATACCGTGGTGAATGCTTTTTACTACCACAACCTTGTTTTGATGACGGAGATTGCCAGGGTGCTTGGTGAAAGCGATGATGCCAAAAGGTTTGCCAAAGAGGCTGAAATGGTTCGTACAATGATCAATGAAAAGCTGTTGGACAAAGCAAAAGGAGTCTATATTGATGGAGAGGGTTCTTCACATTCATCGTTGCATGCCAACATGATGCCACTGGTTTTTGGATTGGTTCCTGATCAATACAAAATGACTGTTGTAGATTTTATCAAAACCCGTGGTATGGCCTGTAGCGTATATGGTGCGCAATACCTGCTTGAAGCTCTATATCAGGCTGGAGAAACCGAATATGCTTTCAAGCTAATGACCGACACGACCACTGATCGGTCTTGGTGGAACATGATCCAACTGGGTGCTACCATGACACTAGAAGCCTGGGATATGAAGTATAAACCCAATCTTGACTGGAACCACGCATGGGGCACAGCACCATTGAACACTGTCGTACGACACCTTTGGGGAATCACTCCTATTCAGCCAGGGTTCAAGCAGGTGGAGGTTCAACCCCAGTTGGGGGAGTTGACTTTTTCTGAGATCAAAACCCCTACCATCATGGGGAATATAATCGCGCGGCATCAGCAGGTTAACGAAAAAGTGAACTACACGATCGAGTTGCCAGAAGGCATGTCAGGGATATTCATAGTTCCAAAAGGATATCAACCAACGAAAAGTAAACAAAGGCAAGAAATAATCAAGTTGTCTTCTGAAGTCAATAAGATTAAGCTTAGAGTGATTTCAAAAGACTCATTGGTGGATACTGAATAACAGAATAATGAAGAAGAAAACGAGCTGGCTGTATGTGATATGTTGTTTCGGAGTGATATTGTTTCTGGGATGTTCTAGTGAAGGGAAGAAAGAAACAAGAAGCCCATTGATACTGGATATGGTGCATCACAATCCAGGTGAACCTCCTTACGAAAGTGCTTATGTAGATCCGTCTGTGATCAAAGAAATGGGGTATAATGGGAAAGTATATTTCCTGTTTGAATCTCCTACTTTGGCAATTAATTGGGAATCTCTGGATCCAGATATACTACCAAAAGGCACACCAGATCGAAAGTGGGTGGATGAAAAGGCTGGAATGATACACGCCATGCATGCAAAGTGCGAAGCACAGGGACTGTCGATCTATGCCATGTCTGATCTTATGCTTTTCCCCAAACGGTTAATTGAAAAATATGGGATAGAAGAAGTTTTTGGTGACCCTAAAGACAGTATTACTCAGAAATTGCTTCGCATTCAGATTGATGAGATTTTTTCTCAATTTCCAAAGATGGATGGATTGGTGGTACGGATTGGAGAAACCTACCTGCATGATGCACCCTATCATCAAGGGCACATTCAAGACAAGAGCAATGCCCAAAAGACCATTATTCCTTTGATGCAGTTGTTGAGAGAGGAGGTTTGTGTCAAAAGAAATAAACAACTCATTTTTAGGTCATGGAGATCGTTTGACGTAGATGCAGATACCTACATGGCCATAAGTGATGCGGTAACTCCACATCACAATTTGATCATGAGTGTCAAGCATTGTGAAGGGGATTTTCATCGTTCCACACCATTTAGCAAAGTTATAGGTATGGGGCGACACCAGCAGATAATAGAGGTACAGTGCTCAAGAGAGTATGAGGGCAAGGGTGCTTATCCCAACTATATAGCCAACGGTGTTATAGAAGGGTTTGAGGAGCATCGAGGTATGCCAAAGGAACAATTTAATTCCATACGCCAGTTTGCCCAAACTAAGCCAGAGATGTTTGCTGGGGTATTTACATGGTCGAGAGGTGGGGGCTGGGATGGCCCCTATATCAAAAACGAAATGTGGGCAGATGTGAATGCCTGGGTGATGGCGCAGTGGGCGCAAAAACCTGATCAGAAAGAGGAAGAAGTCTTTAGGCGGTATGCCGTTGATCGGCTAGGGTTGGAAGAATCAGAAGTTGCAAAATTTAGAAAAATGTGCCTTTTGTCTGCCGATGCTGTGGTTAGAGGTAGGAATTCGGTAGAGCATGATATGAATGAATGGTGGACAAGAGATCAAGGCATTGGTTTCCCCAAATCCAACCAAGATCCACAAAGGCAACAACGAAACCTAAATCAAAAAGATGAATCGTTGGAAATTTGGAAGGAAATTGTGGAACTGGCAAAGACTATAAATTGGCCCCATGATGATATGCGGGAACATGCCATTGGCTCATCGCTGTATGGATTGCACCTTTATGAAATTTATCGAAGTGTGATTCATATCTCCGATGCTGAATCAAAAAATGATAGGGATGCCTTAAAAAAATGGATAAACGAATATGACTTGGCATGGATCAAATATGGCAAGTTGTCGGATCAATATCCTTCGTTGGCCAGCTTGTATTCCAAAGATTATGTTCGGCATATTAAAGATCCAGCAGACAAGAGGATCAATGAATTGAGGGGAGATATGTGATTTTTGGTATAGCATGTCGACATGGTTATTCGTTATTATTTTTATCAAAGCATTTTAACAC
The DNA window shown above is from Reichenbachiella sp. 5M10 and carries:
- a CDS encoding glycoside hydrolase family protein, with the protein product MNRLKTLLVILSLVNYLTVDAQEDSGLQLGIAPVDGGLQMEDYWVWGSSVVKGKDGQYHMYASRWPKFLPFHPGWMIRSEIVHAVSDTPEGPYRFSDVALGYRGVQYWDGRSCHNPKIVKHDGKYLLYYMGSTHPFEEVTPDNVADFDLQSKWCIAGRWRKRVGLAIADSPYGPWERLDEPILDVKPDSFYSFLTSNPSPLIKEDGSVVLLFKGRSYREDELTHTDQFIGVATAPTYDGEYTVVGDEPVFSSEQFGEVEDPHLWRDDQGFHMIAKDMTGDIIGTGHHHGGVLAHSEDGIHWVLDDNPLAYTRTVTWDNGQTIKQGQLERPFVFVEDGQPTHIFFATMDGPGGFGNGTKTWNMVIPVVNNKKDLKSNKQR
- a CDS encoding right-handed parallel beta-helix repeat-containing protein encodes the protein MKQIFWALAVCIALASCQTKAKPSETDTILVHTLAEWKQYLDKSHVRVKLQPGNYQIDEADNIRFIRITGDDAYFDLSGVRFMVDTKLFSRPDLTKSDDGNSMYCAIEVSGDRVTLEGLYIETYGDTPGRQSKNKMFNIVGEGDVLKNVEVRTTGSSPWGFGYLYGLGGGDVRKMNGIRVGYPAKDVKLLGCKVHMRAMGHAIFLQGAENTLIENCHVDGLLRTTDAILAETSGYAFDRDFYAGKGGYVEGTMIREDGKIMPGEIVSLSEDGIRMYPEYNGHKTKNTTVKNCTVTQMRRGICTGLSTSGDKVIDCIVRDCVATGYNVGNADTLINCSANAKYAEAFCVPYTKAKNAYVEMNILDSRNGMANDLLAKINGEGHHVIVKTANEDYIPSSMAIKLASWQGYGNFNKKATPLATDVVLDNETNCKVLSYPGVKDTEINSKGEIIKEAKQDQRLIIN
- a CDS encoding alpha-L-rhamnosidase C-terminal domain-containing protein codes for the protein MGSHKMNLGCHHSIRLAIILWIFLMFFWGELCCVAQQIRDPKFIVSYNQPKKITKLGSGHYLIDFGKSFFGTVSLSLKSNHAKDLVIHQGEKLLGNRIDRNPEATVRYQKVVMKNMLAGQAYIVKLQPDIRNTNDKAIHLPDSLGVVMPFRYCEIENLQVPIEDIELFQKAIYVEFDDMAGYFSSSNKTLDQVWNLCKHTIKATTFTGYYVDGDRERIPYEADAYINQLSHYSVDDNYAIAKRTNEYFIDHPTWPTEWLLHTAMLFYQDYMYTGDLTLIRKHYQVLKVRTLHDLAREDGLISSRSHRLDSAFMLKLGFKDPKTKVRDIVDWPPAQKDSYWKLATEEGERDGYDMGVEINTVVNAFYYHNLVLMTEIARVLGESDDAKRFAKEAEMVRTMINEKLLDKAKGVYIDGEGSSHSSLHANMMPLVFGLVPDQYKMTVVDFIKTRGMACSVYGAQYLLEALYQAGETEYAFKLMTDTTTDRSWWNMIQLGATMTLEAWDMKYKPNLDWNHAWGTAPLNTVVRHLWGITPIQPGFKQVEVQPQLGELTFSEIKTPTIMGNIIARHQQVNEKVNYTIELPEGMSGIFIVPKGYQPTKSKQRQEIIKLSSEVNKIKLRVISKDSLVDTE